CTTATGTGGGTAGGCAGTTCTTTCTTTTGAAGCCAAATATAGAAGATATAAATATTTTAGACATTGGGCACTCTTTAGCCATGCAATGTCGTTGGACGGGGCACACGAAATATCATTATAGTATAGCGCAACACAGTTGGTATTGCAGTTACATAGGTTCCGAAGAAGAGGCTTTGTACAGATTGTTGCACGATGCTTCTGAGGCATATCTTGGGGATATGAACAGACCTTTAAAGCATTTTACGGAAGCGGGAGATGCGTATAGAGAAGTTGAAAAACCCCTTCAAAGTATGATATATAAAAAATTTGGGCTAGAAGAGACCGAACCCGAATCAGTTAAAATAGCTGATAACATGATGTTATATGCTGAGAAAGCCCAATTATTAAATACGAAGTGCCCGGAGGCTGAGATTTGGCTTCCCGGCGAAATATCGGCAGATGTTTGTATTCATAAGTGGTTACCCGAACAGGCCGAAGAAAAATTTTTGCAGCGTTTTTACGAACTATATACAAAGGAGAAATAATGATTACTAAAATTACTTTTGTCACGATAAAATGCGATGGTCCCGACTGCGAAAGAGAAGCAACATTTCAAGCCGACCAAGAATCTGAGAAGGACGCAACGCGGCAAAATCCTTGGATAGCCGCAGTGCGAAATGTTGGTACTTTGGATAATCGTACCTTTACCTACTGTTCCGATGAATGTGAGATAAAGGGAGCGGCGGAAGGAAGGCACAATAAAGAAGAACGGAGAGTAATTTCAGCCGCATCTCCCCAACAAATTGATTTAGCCGCTAAGGCAGCGGAAGCGGCAAGGAAAGCAAACAAGGCGTTGCATGATGGGGCGTCTGTAACTTTAGGTTAAAAAATAATGGCAAATGTTGAAGAATTTACCAAACGGTGCGCGGAAAATGGAATTGAGGCTCGCGTACAATTTTTTCCGAATCCTGGAAACCCTATGCAGGCTCTGCAAATTTTTTCTTTGAAAAACTATAACAAAACAATTGTTACTGTTACTCAAAGAAATAAAAAGTTTCAAAAAATTATTATTCCTGAAGGTGGAACCGCAGAAATAATGATTACGCCAGACGAAGAAATACCCGAAATCATAAAAGGATAAAACTAAAGTGGACTACCTAATCGAGTTTGAGGCACATATTGATGAGCGAAAAAGACCCGACGGTTTCCCGCACTCGGTATTCGTCAGGGAAACATATCCTGAAATTTCTTCCGAACAGGAACTGAAAGAAATTTTTAATTCCCGATTTAAGAATCTTGTTATGAATCCCGGCCTAGTTGTCTTTCGAGACGATTCTATAATAGATAAAAACGATTATGGCCAAAGAATGTATGTTCCGTGGCATATGATAACCCATCTTCATGGTAGAATTAGTCCGATTACTTCTACGAAATCAGAGTTTATAGACCCTGATTTAGAGATGAAAAAGAATGGTGTAGTCACATGATATTGTGTTCATTGGATTTTGAGACGACTGGAACGGAGCCTTTGAGAGACGAACCAACGGAATTTGGAGGCGTATTATATAGTACTAAACAACATAGGTGTTTAGATAGTTTAGGCGTACTACTTAAAACAGAGGTGCCGATTTCATCAGAGATTACGGAGAAGACGGGAATCACAAAACAGGCATTGAATAGGTTCGGATACGTTCCAAGTGAGATTCTTCCAACAATAGTAGAAATGATAGAATCGGCAGACGCGGTTATTGGATATAACTGCCGAAGATTCGACCAAAAAGTTCTTATTGAATGGGCAAAACGAGAAAATGTAGAAATCCCAAACAAACCTTGGATTGATTTGTATTATGATTTACCGTATAATGTACCCGTGGGTAAGCTTAGTCACGTCATGGCCGACCACGGTTTTCTTAATTATTTTCCTCACAGCGCGTTATCCGATGCTATGGGGGTACTTTTGATAGCAAGTAAGTACGATTCTAATTTATTGCTGCAACGGTCGCAATCACCAACGGTAATTATTAGGAGTTTAGTGGATAGAAGTCAAAACGACCTAGTAAAACAGGCAAAATTCAGGTGGAATCCATCATTTAAGATTTGGTGGAAGGCCGTTAAGGAACAGGATATAGAAGAGTTTACAAAATCTTTGCCATTCAAAACAGAATTGAGCAATTTGACACAGGAGGAACTAGAATAGTGACAAATAGTGGTGGTGATGTATTGGCTCGCGGAGGTATTTCGGCGCAATTCCGCGCATCGGAATCTACCGTTAGTCAAGAAAAATGGAATGAGGCTTTCGGAGACCAACTTTCTGCTTTTGAAGAAAGACTTAGGCAGAAGGCCATTGCCGAAGGCTTGACGGAAGAACAATTTAGAGAAATGAAACAGCAGGTTGACCAACGTTTGCAGCAAGAAATAGAAGAGAAAAAACGTGAATCAAAAGAAGTGCAATTGAAGAATTTGAAGATTCGACCGATACAAGATAGGATTATCGTGTGTCGGGAGGAAATTCAAGAAAAAAGCGGCGATGTTTATCTGCCCGATGAGGCGAAAGAAAAGCCAGCCGAAGGAATCGTAATTGCGGTAGGACCCGGACGATTTCTTGCAAATGGGGAGTTTGTCCCCACCAGCGTAAAAGTTGGAGAACGAGTCCTGTTCGGAAAATATTCAGGAGCGGAAGTAAGAGTTGGATTGGTTGATTTAACCGTCCTGAGAGAAGAAGATATATTTTTTGTAAAGGAGAAAGAAAACAATGAGTGAATTAATGTTTACTACCCGAAGCGGCGGAAATTTTGAGAAGCCGAAAACTGGGATGTATAACGCGGTGTTAGCAGATATTGTTGATTTGGGCGAAGTAACTACCGTTTATAATGGCCAAGCAAAAGTTCAGCCTATGGTCAGGTTTGTTTGGATTTTGGATGCAAAAGGCAAAGACGGTCGGCCTTTGTTGGTCACGGCAAGATACTCAACTAATTTGCACGAGCGTTCTAATCTTTATAAGGCCGTGAAACAAATTTTGAACGCCCCGCCTCCGACCGTTCTTAATCCAGAAAGTTTAATTGGATTAACCCGTCGTTTATTTATCCAAACCGACGTTGTTATGGTTGGGCAAGAGCAGCGCGAATATGCTAATATTTTGGGCATTACCCCAGCAGACCCTGGTGTTGTTGTGAAAGTTCCGAGCGATTTTGTTCGAGACCGTAACAAGCCAGTGGCGGAACAGGCCAAGAACCGACGAAAAACTCAGAATCAGGCCGTCAATTCCGCGTCAGCGCCGCCCGTTTCGTCGTCGCAAGCAACCCCTGACGTTGTATTTTGAGAGTGAACAGGCCGCAGAAAGAAAATTCAAAAAATTTTTGCGGCTTGTTCTTTTTTTTTGTTGATAAAAAAGTAAATGATGTACACAAATCTCGCAGTTCAAAAAGGAACACGACGATGCGAGAACTCGTCAGAAATCCTGTTGTGATTGATTATGGAAGTTTAGAGGGTGTGCTGCCAGGCCCTAATTTATTTCCTTGCGACATTGACGGAATTTTGGAAGTTAGTGGAAATTTTCTTCTCATAGAAACTAAATTTCACGATGGTCCTTTGCCGATTGGACAGAGATTATGGTTGGAGCGATTATCTAAATTACCCAATACGACAGTTTTAATTGTAGTTATAGAAGAAGTAAAAACATCAAAAAAAGGTTGTTATTTTTTCCTCCCTAAAAAGTATATGAAAGTCGGCAGAGATTTAATGTATAAGAATATAAGTCTAGAAGAATTCAAAGCTTTATACAAAGATTGGTACTTTGCATCACGGAGAAACCCAAAATAAAAAGATGGGACTATTAAAAGAAATTGCGGCTCCTCTCATTTCGCGTGGTGTCCCTGTAATCCCTCTGCGGCCCAAAACAAAAGTAGCTTTTCTGTCTAATTGGCAAGACTTGGCTACGACCGACGAAAAAATAATAGAGGAATGGGACCGTCAAGACGAAAATTACAATGCAGCGTGTGTTGCATTTGCTAAGATAGGAGGAGTGTGGTTCCTCGAAATAGACCAAGCAGGATTTGCCAAAAAAATCGAAGAACAAACAGGACAAAAGATACCTCCTACTTTTGCTGTTCGTAGCTCTCCCGGAAGAGGCCATTTTTATTTTCGGCAGACTCCTGCCAGCATACGACTAGGAAACGTCCAAGGAAAGGACGCTTCAGGAAAAGAATGTTGGTCAGCCAGAGTTGATAATCGTTATGTTGTAGCGCCGGGAAGCTATCATCCCACGTCGGGCGGACGTTATGAGATATTGCGAGACTCAGAGATATTAGAAGCCCCAAATTGGCTAGTAGAATGGTGCGCGAAATCTAGCAAAGAAGAAAAAATTAAAGTTGCCGCCGACAGCGACGAGATTTTTTTTGAGGGAAACCGAAATGTGGCATTAACTAGTATTCTGGGAAAAGCCAGACAAACCCTGAAAATGGGCTACGATGAGTTGTTTGCTTACGGAATGGCCGTAAATCAGCGTAAGTGTCGGCCTCCTCTATCAGAACAAGAAGTTAGGACAATAGCGAATTCCATAAGTAAATATGTTATAAAAGAATCGGGAAGTCTTGTTTTTCCTCCTGTTTCTGTGTCGGAGACGGAGCCTTTAGAGATACCTAGAATTCCATACCCAATGTTTCCGAGATGGGCTATGGAAGGCACTAGTATTTACGAGGGTTTTGTCAAGCCAATTTGTGATGCTAACAGCAGGTATCCAGAATTTATGTTTATTCCTGCTATGGTTATAGTATTAAATTATTTGGCTCTCAAGGTCAGAGTTGAAGACAAACAAATAATACCCAGTTTCTATACAATTAACATAGGAAGAAAAGGCCGAGTCATAAAGTCTAGCAGCGTATTGGACGCGATAGACTATTTACAGTCGGCTGGAATTGTGGAGCACGGCGGCGCAGCGACTAGGAACGCTTCCGGTAAATCTTTAATTTGGACTCCTGGCTCTCCTGAAGGTTTGGGGTTGGAGATGTCTAGAACAAATAATAGAAATGCTGTAATGTTCTACGATGAATTGAGTAATCTAACGAATAAAGCCAGTATTGAAAGCAGCACTCTAGTTTCTAGTCTTCTTACTATGTATGAATCGGGTAAATTTTCCAATACCATTAAAAGTCGTAGAGAGAGTTACAGCTTCGAGCCTAGAACATACTGTGCATCGTTGATTGCCTGTACCACCGATAAAAATTTTCATTCTTTGTGGTCAAAAATGTCGGCGGGAAGCAGCGGATTAGATGAGCGGTTTTTCTTTCTATATCAACCTGAAATTTTGGTTGATTTAACTCCATATAAGTTTGTTAATACCGTACAGGCCGCGCAAAAGACGCGGCAGCTAATTGAAAGGGCTGTGCAGAAAGGATTGTATAAGATTGTTGACGATACTTTGTTTGAAATGAATATCAATCGTTTGGGAAATCGCGTTGAGAATCGAGCAGAGAAAATGTCCCTATTTTTTGCTGTGGACTTAGGAAAAGACGAAATAGACGAAAGCTGCATGGAGCGGGCATTGGCTATAGCTAACTATGAGTTGGCAGTTAAGAAATATTTGGCTGCTTTTGAAAGTACCACCAAAGAAGGCGCGTTGCAGGGTGAAATCATTCAGATTTTGCAGCGCAACGGCGGAAAGCTTAATTTGCGTGATTTGGAGAGGGCTTTACGACCTTTGAAGCACGGCACATATTTATGGGACCGAGTTTATAAAGGGCTGCTCAATGCAGGATGGATTTGTGAATCTGGTTCAGGCGTAAAAGGCGACCCGAAACAGGTTATATTGATGAGAATACCTCCAGAGGAAGACGAATGAAGATTATAGAGCCTAATTTTTATCTACTTAATCCATATAGCGGGGAAAAATTAACTCCAGAAGACGGCATAAAATTGCTTTGGCACATAGAATCAATGGCTAGAATAAGTCATAGAAGCGAAAGTAAGCAAACACCGGAGTCTTGGCGCAGGTTCATTGAGGCTGTTGTAATAAGTCACGGGGATTGGTCTGTTACAGAACACGCATCTGTGACGGCGGTTATTAGGACAGATAGGGGAGTTACACACGAGTTAGTTCGCCATAGGCTATTTTCTTTTACACAAGAAAGTACTAGATTCGTTCGTTATGGCGAAATTGAATTTATTCGTCCCGTTGAATTGAATCAAACCACAGAAGTAGCTTGGCTTCGTTCTGTACAACAAGCGGAAGAAAATTATTTTGATATGCTTGAATGGGGGGCGAAACCGCAAACGGCTCGTGCCGTATTGCCTAATTCGATGGCCGCAACAATTGCCGTAACAGGAAATTTGAGGAATTGGAGAAATTTTTTCTTGATGAGGACTTCCAAAGAAACGCATCCTGATTTTAGAAGAATATCCATATCAATGTTAGAGGAATTCAAGCGAATCATTCCGATATTGTATGACGATATTGTGCCAGAACAAAGACAGATAGACAATTTAAGGAAAGGGAAATAAAAAATGTGTGAAATTTGCAATAACGAATCAGGCGGAATAGACGTAGGAGTTGCAAGTATTCCGGGCGTTCCTTGTTCTATTGAATGGTGCTCGGAATGTCTAAAGCAGAACGCGGCCCCTGTTTGGGTATTCGAGCATGATTTTATTTTCGTGGCCGAAGGAAATTTAGAAAATCTCGCGCCGTGGGCGCGAGAACGAGTTACGTGGTGCGATGGAAAATACGTTCCTTTCTCAAGAAAGGGTATCAGAAGAATTAAGCAAGTACGAAAAATATATGCGGGGTGAGACTGCATGACTGTTGAAATGAGTAAATTCGCAAGCGATATAATGAAGCAAAAATACAGCCATCTTAATAAAGAAGGCGAGGTGGAAAATTGGCAAAACATTGCTTATCGAGTGAGCAAAAAAGTTTTACAAGCTGTTCGTGCGCCTCATAGCCAAATAGAGGCTACTAGGAAGATAATTGAAAACCGAAAGTTTATTCCCGGCGGCAGGTATTTGGCTAGTACTGGCAGACTCTTTCACCAAGTGAATAATTGCGGCGCAGGAGAAACTAGGGTAGTTACCAAAGAAGGAGTCAAGACCCTTAAAGAATTGTCAGGAACTAAACCTACTCTTATGACCACAAATGGGACATGGGTAGAGGCAGACGTGAAAAGTTTTGGAAAGCAGCCTTTACTTAGAGTGCGTATTCGCAGAGACAAGTATGAAAAAGATTTGTACATGACCCCCGAACATTCTTGGAGAATAGCCAAGTATTATAGCAATGGTAGGTGTGCCCACAAGGTAGAAGTATTGACAAAAGACCTGAAACCAGGAGATATGTTGTGGCAGGTTTTCGGATACGGAGCGAAAAGAACGCCGATTAGTATTGATGGAATTAGGCACGGCATTGTTTTCGGGAGTAGCGGTTCTGAAGTCGTGTTATGTGGAAAGAAGAACCTTGAGATTTTGAAGTTTTTCAAGGGTTATAAATTAAAAAAACACGAATCGGGAGTGAAAGTTTCGGGACTCCCAAAAACTTATAAGGATTTACCGTCTCTTCAAAATGATAGGTCATATCTTTTAGGCTGGCTGTGTGGATACTTTGCCGCAGACGGATGCGTGTCTAAAGACGGGAAAATTGAATTAGCTTCTACAAATCTAAAAAATTTGGAGCGTGTTAGAGAAATTTGTTACGTTATCGGCATCGGCACTAAAAATATTAGGAAGCAGGTAAGAATTTCTAATCTAACTAAAAAGACATCTGTTATTTATTATTTACCATTTATACCTAGTACACTTTCAAAAAAATTCTTTTTAATTTCTAAGCACAGGGAAAATTTCAAAATTAAAAAGACCCCAATTTGGTCTGTTGTTTCAGTAAATAAAACCAACAGATTTGAAGAAGTGTTCTGTGCAATTGTTCCTGAAACTCACGAGTTTGTGCTAGAAGATAACATCCTTACGGGTAATTGTTTCTTGTTCAGGGCTGAAGATTCGCGCGAAGGTTGGGCGGATTTAATGCACAAAATTACCTTAGCTCTAATGACAGGCGGAGGAATCGGAGTTGACTATTCCGATGTGCGGGAAGAAGGACGTATAATCAGAAAAACAGGCGGTAAGTCAACAGGCCCGTTGGCTCTTATGCAAATGGTCAATGAAGCTGGGCGATTTATTATGCAAGGCGGAAGCCGACGTTCGGCTATTTGGGCTGGACTTAATTGGAAACATCCCGACATACAGAAGTTTATAAGAATGAAAGATTGGTCAGAAGTTGTAAAGTTGGAAAAAACTAAAAATTTCAATTTTCCGGCTGTCTTGGATATGACCAATATATCAGTTCTTTTGGATGATGAGTTTTTTGAGGCTTACCATAATGAAAAACACGAACAACATGTTTTGGCAACGTCGGTATATTGGTCAGCAATCAGGCACATGCTTGAAACGGGCGAGCCTGGATTTTCAATTGACGTCGGAAAAAATTCCCGCGAAACGCTTCGTAACGCGCCAATATGCGGGGATGTTTGGGTTCTGACTTCCGAAGGATATAAAGAAGTAAAAGCCATAATAAATAAGCCAGTGACAATATGGACAGGAAAGCGGTGGGCGTTGAATGTCGTGTTTCAAAAAACAAAGTCCGATGCTCCCATTGTTAAAGTAAAAATGACTGGCGGGCGATATATTCGTTGCGATGAAAGCCATGAATTTCTAACGGGCAGCGAAGGATTTTTTAGGGTTCCTGCCAAGGACCTCAAACCCGGAGATGTTTTGTACACAGCCTTGAACTATCCCGAACAAAAAACTAAGTTTCATTTAGATTCTTATATTTTGGGTTATATGTATGGAGACGGAACATTTAATAAAAATGGAACGGCAGAGATAACTTTTTGCACTGAAAAGTCCATAAAATGTGCTAAACCCATGTCGCGGTCTAGTATTTTTTCGAGCATGAACCGCAACTCCAAAGGATATTTAAGAGCTTATTTTAAGAAAAGTGATTTTTGGTCGGGCAGAAACAAATCAACATTTCCAAAGGATGTGTACGCTTATGACCAACATAAGGCATTAAGTTTCGTGGCTGGTTTGTTTGATTCTGATGGAAATTATGAATCTAAACAGAATCGTATTCGATTAGCATCTAAGCACGAAAGTTTTTTGAGGGGCGTAGCTAGATTATTGGAACAATTTGGAATTTTTGCTGGAGTTACAAAAGCGGGCATTTCTACTTTTGGCAAGTCTCAAGGCTATCAGCTTGTGGTAATGTCTGAGTACAATGATATGTTTTCTAAATTGATTCCCACAATTAGAGTAAGGCCGAGAAAACAGAAACAGAGCAACCGCCACTCTGTTATTAAAGTAGTGAGTGTCGAATCGGATGGAGTGGAGGATGTATATTGCGCCGATGTTCGTGTGGATGAACACAGTTTTCAAGCCGAGGGTGTTATAATTTCCAATTGTACGGAGATTACTAGCTCTGACGATTCCGACGTTTGTAATTTAGGTTCAATTAACATGGCTAGAATTGAATCGCTAGAGGAAATGGAGCGTGTAGTTGAACTTGGTTCGGCATTTCTCTTGGCGGGAAC
The sequence above is drawn from the Candidatus Paceibacterota bacterium genome and encodes:
- a CDS encoding 3'-5' exonuclease, translating into MILCSLDFETTGTEPLRDEPTEFGGVLYSTKQHRCLDSLGVLLKTEVPISSEITEKTGITKQALNRFGYVPSEILPTIVEMIESADAVIGYNCRRFDQKVLIEWAKRENVEIPNKPWIDLYYDLPYNVPVGKLSHVMADHGFLNYFPHSALSDAMGVLLIASKYDSNLLLQRSQSPTVIIRSLVDRSQNDLVKQAKFRWNPSFKIWWKAVKEQDIEEFTKSLPFKTELSNLTQEELE
- a CDS encoding co-chaperone GroES, with amino-acid sequence MKIRPIQDRIIVCREEIQEKSGDVYLPDEAKEKPAEGIVIAVGPGRFLANGEFVPTSVKVGERVLFGKYSGAEVRVGLVDLTVLREEDIFFVKEKENNE
- a CDS encoding bifunctional DNA primase/polymerase; translation: MHHGETQNKKMGLLKEIAAPLISRGVPVIPLRPKTKVAFLSNWQDLATTDEKIIEEWDRQDENYNAACVAFAKIGGVWFLEIDQAGFAKKIEEQTGQKIPPTFAVRSSPGRGHFYFRQTPASIRLGNVQGKDASGKECWSARVDNRYVVAPGSYHPTSGGRYEILRDSEILEAPNWLVEWCAKSSKEEKIKVAADSDEIFFEGNRNVALTSILGKARQTLKMGYDELFAYGMAVNQRKCRPPLSEQEVRTIANSISKYVIKESGSLVFPPVSVSETEPLEIPRIPYPMFPRWAMEGTSIYEGFVKPICDANSRYPEFMFIPAMVIVLNYLALKVRVEDKQIIPSFYTINIGRKGRVIKSSSVLDAIDYLQSAGIVEHGGAATRNASGKSLIWTPGSPEGLGLEMSRTNNRNAVMFYDELSNLTNKASIESSTLVSSLLTMYESGKFSNTIKSRRESYSFEPRTYCASLIACTTDKNFHSLWSKMSAGSSGLDERFFFLYQPEILVDLTPYKFVNTVQAAQKTRQLIERAVQKGLYKIVDDTLFEMNINRLGNRVENRAEKMSLFFAVDLGKDEIDESCMERALAIANYELAVKKYLAAFESTTKEGALQGEIIQILQRNGGKLNLRDLERALRPLKHGTYLWDRVYKGLLNAGWICESGSGVKGDPKQVILMRIPPEEDE
- the thyX gene encoding FAD-dependent thymidylate synthase; this translates as MKIIEPNFYLLNPYSGEKLTPEDGIKLLWHIESMARISHRSESKQTPESWRRFIEAVVISHGDWSVTEHASVTAVIRTDRGVTHELVRHRLFSFTQESTRFVRYGEIEFIRPVELNQTTEVAWLRSVQQAEENYFDMLEWGAKPQTARAVLPNSMAATIAVTGNLRNWRNFFLMRTSKETHPDFRRISISMLEEFKRIIPILYDDIVPEQRQIDNLRKGK
- a CDS encoding LAGLIDADG family homing endonuclease, with the translated sequence MSKFASDIMKQKYSHLNKEGEVENWQNIAYRVSKKVLQAVRAPHSQIEATRKIIENRKFIPGGRYLASTGRLFHQVNNCGAGETRVVTKEGVKTLKELSGTKPTLMTTNGTWVEADVKSFGKQPLLRVRIRRDKYEKDLYMTPEHSWRIAKYYSNGRCAHKVEVLTKDLKPGDMLWQVFGYGAKRTPISIDGIRHGIVFGSSGSEVVLCGKKNLEILKFFKGYKLKKHESGVKVSGLPKTYKDLPSLQNDRSYLLGWLCGYFAADGCVSKDGKIELASTNLKNLERVREICYVIGIGTKNIRKQVRISNLTKKTSVIYYLPFIPSTLSKKFFLISKHRENFKIKKTPIWSVVSVNKTNRFEEVFCAIVPETHEFVLEDNILTGNCFLFRAEDSREGWADLMHKITLALMTGGGIGVDYSDVREEGRIIRKTGGKSTGPLALMQMVNEAGRFIMQGGSRRSAIWAGLNWKHPDIQKFIRMKDWSEVVKLEKTKNFNFPAVLDMTNISVLLDDEFFEAYHNEKHEQHVLATSVYWSAIRHMLETGEPGFSIDVGKNSRETLRNAPICGDVWVLTSEGYKEVKAIINKPVTIWTGKRWALNVVFQKTKSDAPIVKVKMTGGRYIRCDESHEFLTGSEGFFRVPAKDLKPGDVLYTALNYPEQKTKFHLDSYILGYMYGDGTFNKNGTAEITFCTEKSIKCAKPMSRSSIFSSMNRNSKGYLRAYFKKSDFWSGRNKSTFPKDVYAYDQHKALSFVAGLFDSDGNYESKQNRIRLASKHESFLRGVARLLEQFGIFAGVTKAGISTFGKSQGYQLVVMSEYNDMFSKLIPTIRVRPRKQKQSNRHSVIKVVSVESDGVEDVYCADVRVDEHSFQAEGVIISNCTEITSSDDSDVCNLGSINMARIESLEEMERVVELGSAFLLAGTVYSDVPFAAIDKVRSKNRRLGLGLMGLHEWLLKKGKKYGPDEELAKYLEIYAKSGKMVAPYVKKWELSQPVKTRAIAPNGTIGIIAETTTGIEPIFCAAYKRRYLKGDVWHFQYVVDPTAKRLLDSGVPLELIEDAYDLAKDVERRVAFQAWVQEYVDHSISSTINLPKWGSELNNENKVRNFGDMLIKYLPKLRGITVYPDGSRPGQPLNPVPLAVALSQEGHVFEESGSTVCDITKGGECG